A genomic window from Vitis riparia cultivar Riparia Gloire de Montpellier isolate 1030 chromosome 18, EGFV_Vit.rip_1.0, whole genome shotgun sequence includes:
- the LOC117907273 gene encoding uncharacterized protein LOC117907273 isoform X5 yields the protein MKHPHCDKQIEDGVLEFPKVSEGDIVSPTVFHDKTSNSLCCMSMLGKSEFSCCDIAVDVNKSQCSTGEGDDSVSLTAGTTNGATKKFTCDGNSDIMANDCPGCDFVENDSVSKDDMETAADKMNINSETSASCLVDAEIDCGKKEVDGRLVEFEHLDGSLVAYHDAQGEKICDDISIEQLGVPNLVLPSQSSEVIDHDGIDSCESYGGFGDWRVYWDSFYMRNYFYNIKTHESTWYQPPGMEFLLGDITNEFSEIIPEQDYMKAVEASGLQNVFVVSNPGDEVSGQPSNEHSVGIELDAEKSMSSMTMPDVSSCSLQEINRNCNDKIPSCILSESDTHKCIGSLGKKLEQLDYDEVCSSDLQFMLTNRTDEMDYSEPKDGTKMIVACEGMCKNLTNAPTEAVFESWNCNMHPGYIVSAIDELDITHNSVTTKRKKKVRRMRPWKKLSNENEGFEFQGLLEDSSADISKYWWQRYLLFSKYDDGIKMDEEGWFSVTPEIIARHHASRCGSGIIVDCFTGVGGNAIQFAQRSKHVIAIDIDPKKIEYAQHNAAIYGVDDRIDFIKGDSFLLASTLKQADTVFLSPPWGGPDYAKVETYDIKTMLKPHDGFFLFNTVKKVASRVVMFLPRNVDVNQLAELSLSADPPWFLEVEKNFLNGKLKAVTAYFSDTSIQKNISSFQ from the exons AGCAATTCTTTATGTTGCATGTCAATGCTGGGCAAAAGTGAATTCTCTTGCTGTGATATTGCAGTTGATGTCAATAAATCTCAATGCTCCACTGGTGAAGGAGATGATTCAGTGAGCTTGACTGCTGGGACTACTAATGGTGCTACCAAGAAATTCACTTGTGATGGAAATTCTGACATAATGGCCAATGATTGCCCAGGTTGTGATTTTGTAGAGAATGATTCTGTTTCAAAAGATGACATGGAAACTGCAGCagataaaatgaatataaattctGAAACTTCTGCTAGTTGTTTGGTAGATGCTGAAATTGATTGTGGCAAGAAAGAAGTAGATGGAAGATTAGTGGAGTTTGAACATTTAGATGGTTCCTTGGTTGCTTACCATGATGCACAAGGTGAGAAGATTTGTGATGATATCAGCATTGAGCAGCTAGGGGTTCCTAATTTGGTTTTACCATCCCAGTCTTCAGAAGTGATTGACCATGATGGAATTGACAGCTGTGAATCCTATGGGGGTTTTGGAGACTGGAGGGTATATTGGGACTCATTCTACATGAGGAACTacttttataatatcaaaacaCATGAGTCCACATGGTACCAGCCTCCAGGTATGGAATTCTTATTGGGTGACATAACTAATGAGTTTAGTGAAATAATTCCTGAGCAAGATTACATGAAAGCAGTAGAAGCAAGTGGTTTACAAAATGTATTTGTGGTATCCAATCCTGGTGATGAAGTATCTGGTCAGCCATCGAACGAGCACTCTGTGGGGATTGAGCTTGATGCTGAAAAATCCATGTCCAGCATGACTATGCCTGATGTGAGCAGCTGTTCACTTCAAGAGATTAATAGAAATTGCAATGATAAAATTCCTTCTTGTATTTTATCAGAATCAGATACTCATAAGTGCATTGGCAG TTTGGGGAAAAAGCTTGAGCAACTTGATTATGATGAGGTCTGCAGCAGTGATTTGCAATTTATGCTTACAAATAGGACGGATGAAATGGATTATTCTGAGCCCAAAGATGGAACCAAGATGATTGTTGCTTGTGAAGGGATGTGCAAAAA CTTGACTAATGCACCCACTGAAGCAGTTTTTGAGAGCTGGAACTGTAATATGCATCCTGGATATATTGTTTCTGCCATAGATGAGTTGGATATCACACATAATTCTGTTACTACGAAACgaaaaaagaaagtgagaaGGATGCGTCCATGGAAGAAATTATCCAATGAGAATGAAG gGTTTGAATTTCAAGGGCTGCTGGAGGACTCTTCTGCTGATATTAGTAAATATTGGTGGCAGAGGTACCTACTGTTCTCCAAATATGATGATGGTATAAAAATGGATGAAGAAGGATGGTTTTCTGTTACTCCAGAAATTATAGCTAGGCATCATGCATCCCGATGTGGTAGTGGCATCATTGTTGACTGTTTCACTGGAGTTGGTGGGAATGCCATCCAGTTTGCACAGAG GAGCAAACATGTTATTGCCATTGATATTGATCCAAAGAAGATTGAGTATGCACAACATAATGCGGCCATCTATGGAGTGGATGATAGAATAGATTTTATAAAGGGAGACTCTTTTCTGTTAGCATCAACGTTGAAG CAGGCTGATACTGTCTTCTTGTCACCTCCTTGGGGTGGACCTGATTATGCTAAAGTGGAGACATATGACATCAAAACCATGCTTAAGCCACATGATGG ATTTTTTCTCTTCAACACAGTAAAGAAAGTTGCTTCCAGAGTTGTCATGTTCCTCCCAAGAAACGTTGATGTCAATCAACTGGCAGAGTTGTCCCTATCTGCTGATCCTCCGTGGTTCCTAGAG GTGGAGAAGAACTTCCTAAATGGTAAGTTGAAGGCAGTAACAGCTTACTTCAGTGACACCTCAATACAAAAGAACATCTCATCATTTCAGTGA